In the genome of Populus alba chromosome 11, ASM523922v2, whole genome shotgun sequence, one region contains:
- the LOC118037049 gene encoding uncharacterized protein yields the protein MFTTLQPPHGLLQFCRVMGVVITLFSSATFSSAIPYQLHPDEVTALKQIDKTLTQGGQPLELSDACTQDSEANSTSVCNCTLNLNNDSYCHITSLSLKTLNFQGKLPSEMVNLTYLKYLDLTRNYISGNIPEEWASMKHLTNLSLTSNRLSGNIPGYLGSFRSLTYLSLEANQFSGTIPSQLGDLVNLTDLILSSNQLEGTLPKTLAKLNLTNFRASDNNLSGRIPDFIGKYWSYLDRLELYASGLQGPIPNAILSLEKLTDLVLRNINLTGVIPTDVWTMASLTTL from the exons ATGTTCACGACGCTTCAGCCTCCGCATGGACTTCTTCAGTTTTGCCGAGTTATGGGGGTCGTGATCACTCTTTTCAGCTCTGCTACTTTCAGTTCAGCTATACCATATCAGTTACATCCAGACGAAG TGACGGCGTTAAAACAAATTGACAAGACACTGACACAGGGTGGGCAACCCTTGGAGTTGAGCGATGCTTGCACCCAAGATTCAGAAGCCAATAGCACCAGCGTATGCAATTGCACCCTCAACCTCAATAATGATAGTTATTGTCATATCACgtcatt ATCTCTCAAAACGCTCAATTTTCAAGGCAAGCTCCCGTCTGAAATGGTCAACCTCACGTATCTCAAATATCT TGACCTAACTCGCAACTACATTTCTGGCAATATTCCTGAGGAATGGGCTTCAATGAAACATTTGACAAACCT CTCACTTACATCCAATCGCTTGTCAGGAAATATTCCTGGGTACTTGGGAAGTTTTCGTAGCCTGACTTACTT GTCCCTTGAAGCAAATCAGTTTTCTGGTACTATTCCTTCTCAGCTTGGTGATCTTGTCAACTTAACAGACCT GATACTTTCCTCCAATCAGTTGGAGGGAACCTTGCCAAAGACTCTCGCTAAGCTAAACTTGACTAATTT TCGTGCAAGTGATAATAATCTTAGTGGCAGAATACCTGATTTCATTGGGAAGTACTGGAGTTATCTTGATAGACT TGAATTATACGCAAGTGGACTACAAGGGCCCATACCTAATGCCATTCTTTCTTTAGAGAAGCTGACAGATTT GGTTTTgcgaaacatcaatttaactGGAGTGATCCCAACAGATGTGTGGACAATGGCTTCTCTGACAACGCTGTAA
- the LOC118037054 gene encoding probable LRR receptor-like serine/threonine-protein kinase At1g29720 has translation IAGYRSFHVNCGGPDITSGSILYKGDGNSENNAAMMYYNQGSNWGFSNTGDFMDDNDEGPGYILHSNYWNEPLFSTARRAAISLTYYGYCLENGMYTVKLDFAEIQFTDDELYKRVGKRYFDIYIQGKLEKPDFNIQKAANGSNKASIVFNASVTDTTLEIRLYWNGKGTTCIPKRGNYGPLISAITVCSGQRTYCPEPGEASKIPIVVGVVTSALLLVFLVMGVICWKFYFRDKFMRERDLKGLDLKTGSFTLRQLRAATNNFDSADKIGEGGFGSVYKGKLSDGTLIAVKQLSPKSRQGNREFVNEIGMISGLQHPNLVKLYGCCIEGDQLLLVYEYMENNSLAKALFATGSETSFLMLDWPTRYKICVGIARGLAFLHEESAIRIVHRDIKGTNVLLDKDLSAKISDFGLAKLNEEENTHISTRVAGTIGYMAPEYALWGYLTDKADVYSFGVVALEIVSGRSNSSYRTTKEFVCLLDWAHVLQKKGNLMEIVDPKLQSEFNKEEAERMIKLALLCSNASPSLRPAMSEVVSMLEGQTSIQEMISDPSIYGDDLHSKHLKGHYQQVMDQSLNSTQDLFPRSDKSWIGNSSTSAHDLYPINPESINLNISETSSLIE, from the exons ATTGCAGGTTATCGTTCATTCCATGTAAACTGTGGTGGACCGGATATAACCAGTGGGAGTATCTTGTATAAAGGTGACGGAAACAGTGAAAATAATGCTGCTATGATGTATTACAATCAAGGATCAAACTGGGGATTCAGCAACACAGGAGATTTTATGGATGATAATGATGAAGGCCCCGGATATATACTTCATTCAAACTACTGGAATGAACCGTTGTTTTCTACAGCACGCAGAGCTGCCATCTCTCTCACTTATTATGGATATTGTCTAGAAAATGGGATGTACACTGTTAAACTCGACTTTGCTGAGATACAATTCACAGATGACGAATTGTACAAAAGAGTTGGAAAACGCTATTTTGACATTTATATTCAG GGGAAACTAGAGAAACCAGATTTTAATATTCAGAAGGCTGCCAATGGATCTAACAAAGCTTCTATAGTATTCAATGCCAGTGTGACAGACACTACCTTGGAGATCCGTTTATACTGGAATGGAAAAGGGACTACTTGCATTCCAAAAAGAGGAAATTACGGTCCTCTTATTTCTGCAATAACTGTATGCTCAg GCCAGAGAACTTATTGTCCAG aACCTGGAGAAGCAAGTAAAATACCTATCGTGGTTGGAGTTGTCACTTCAGCCTTACTCCTTGTTTTCTTGGTAATGGGTGTCATTTGTTGGAAATTCTATTTTAGAGACAAGTTCATGAGAGAACGAG ATCTCAAGGGGCTAGATCTGAAAACGGGTTCCTTCACTTTGAGGCAGCTGAGAGCTGCCACTAACAATTTTGATTCTGCTGACAAAATTGGAGAAGGTGGATTTGGCTCCGTATACAAG GGTAAATTGTCAGATGGAACTCTCATTGCTGTTAAGCAGCTATCTCCTAAATCCAGGCAAGGAAACCGAGAATTTGTGAATGAAATAGGCATGATATCTGGTTTACAGCATCCCAATCTTGTAAAGCTTTATGGATGCTGTATTGAAGGAGATCAGTTGCTTCTGGTGTACGAATACATGGAAAACAACTCCCTCGCCAAAGCACTTTTTG CTACAGGTTCAGAAACAAGTTTTCTGATGCTGGATTGGCCAACAAGATATAAGATATGTGTTGGAATAGCCAGAGGTTTAGCATTTCTCCATGAAGAATCTGCAATCAGGATTGTTCACAGAGACATCAAAGGTACAAATGTATTACTGGACAAAGATCTAAGTGCCAAGATATCAGACTTTGGACTAGCTAAGCTCAATGAAGAGGAGAACACTCACATCAGCACTCGTGTTGCTGGAACCAT AGGATATATGGCTCCAGAATATGCGCTGTGGGGTTATTTAACAGACAAAGCAGATGTTTATAGTTTTGGAGTTGTTGCTTTAGAAATTGTCAGTGGAAGAAGCAATTCGAGCTACAGGACAACAAAAGAATTCGTATGTCTTCTTGACTGG GCCCATGTACTTCAAAAAAAGGGAAATTTAATGGAGATAGTGGACCCAAAGCTGCAGTCTGAATTCAACAAGGAAGAGGCTGAGAGGATGATCAAATTGGCTCTCTTATGCTCCAATGCATCTCCATCTCTAAGGCCTGCAATGTCAGAAGTGGTGAGCATGCTTGAAGGACAGACCAGCATCCAGGAGATGATCTCAGATCCTAGCATTTATGGTGATGATTTACACTCCAAACATCTCAAAGGCCACTATCAGCAGGTCATGGACCAGAGTTTAAACAGCACACAAGACCTCTTTCCTCGATCTGATAAATCGTGGATTGGAAATTCCTCTACATCTGCCCATGATCTCTACCCCATCAATCCCGAGTCCATAAATTTAAACATCAGTGAAACCTCGTCTTTAATTGAATAA